The segment GGACCTGTTCGCCGCCGCCGTCGAGCACGTCGCCGCCGAGCGGGTGGCCGCCGTGCTGGCCCAGGTCGAGCAGCTGCCGCCGTCCGGCCCGGCCCGCACCGAGGCGGTGGTGGAGATGATCGTCCGGCTCTACACCGGTCCGCTGTTCCGGGCCGCGCTGCACCTGTGGGTGGCCGCCGCCACCGAGGAGCCGCTGCGCGGCCGGATCGCCGCGCTGGAGAACCACGTCGGCCGGGAGGCGCACCGGGCCGCCGTCGAGTGCCTGGGCGCGGACGAGTCCGCGGCCGGCGTCCGGGAGACCGTCCAGGCCACCCTGGACCTGGCCCGCGGCCTCGGTCTGGCCAACCTGCTCACCGACGACGGACCGCGCCGGGCCGGTGTCGTGCGCCAGTGGTCCAGGCTGCTGGACGCCGCGCTGGCGGGCGGCGAGGAGGGGGCCGGACGGTCACGGACCGGCAGTTGAGGTGCACAGTCTTGCCCGAACCGGTCCGAATCGAGCAGACTCGCCTTCTTCGGCCCGACCGCCCGCACGACCACCAGTCGCCAGCGTGCGACGGGCCGTGCAGTCTGGTGGAAGCCGGAACGACCGGCGGAACCGGGGAAGGTACCGGGCAGGTGGCCAACTGAGCACGCACGGGTTCGAACAGACGCCCGGCCGCGACGCGGCGGGTGCCGCTTCCGCGCGCCTGGCCGGGCACCGCCTGGTCCCGCTGGCCACCGCGCTGGTCGATCAGGACGCCCGGATCCTGCACTGGAGCCAGGAGGCCGAGGCGCTCACCGGCTGGCCCGCCGGGCAGGCGATCGGCGCCCACCCGATCCGGCTGCTGCTCCCCGAGGAGGACCGGGCCGCCGCCGACGCCTGGTTCGCCCGGCTGGTGGCCGGGCACGGCTGGTCCGGCACCCACCCGGTGCGCCGCCGCGACGGCTCCACCGTCGAGCTGGAGTTCCACACCTACCCGATCGCCGGCCCCGACGGCCGCACCCTGCTGCTGGCCACCGCCTCCGACACCGACGTGCTGCACGAGGTCGAGTCCGACCTGGCGATCCTGGACGGCTTCTTCGACCAGTCGCCGATCGGCCTGGCCGTCTACGACACCGACCTGCGCTTCGTCCGGCTGAACGAGGCGCTGGCCCGGATCAACGGCCTCAGCGTCGAGGAGCACCTGGGCCGGCGGATCTCCAGCCTGCTGCCCGGCATCAACGCCGCCGAGATCGAGAACGTGATGCGCCAGGTGCTCGCCACCGGCAAGCCGGTGGTCGACGCCCGCTCGCACGGCCGGGTCCCCGGCGACCCGCGCCGCGACCGGGCCTGGTCGGCCTCGTACTTCCGGCTGGAGGACTCCACCGGCAAGGTGCTCGGCGTCTCCTCCTCGATCATCGACGTCACCGAGCGCTTCCGGGCCGAGGCCCGCGCCTCCCGCGCCCAGGAGCGGCTCACCCTGCTCGCCGCGGCCGGCGCCCGGATCGGCACCACCCTCGACCTCAAGCGCACCGCCGAGGAGATGGTCGAGGCGATCATCCCGAAGTTCGCCGACTTCGCCACCGTCGACCTGCTGGAGCCGGTGCTGCGCGGCGAGGAGCCCGCCCCGATCCAGCCCGGCCGACCGGTCCAGGTCCGCGCCGTCGCGGTCGGCGAGGCGTACGGCTCCGGGCTGACCACCGTCTCCGACACCGTCGGCGAGACCACCGAGTACGGCCCGCACCGGGTCTACACCCAGTGCCTGCGCAGCGGCCGCCCGCTGCTCAAGCCGCACGTCGACGAGGAGGTGCTGCGCGGCCTCGTCCCCGACCCCGACCGGGTCGCCTCCGGCGTCGCCGCCGGCATCCACTCGTACCTGCTGGTGCCGCTGATCGCCCGCGGCATGGTGCTCGGCGGCGCCGAGTTCGTCCGCACCCGCAACCCCGAGCCGTTCGGCGCCGCCGACGTCGCGCTCGCCGAGGAACTCGTCGCCCGCACCGCGCTGGCCATCGACAACGCCCGGCTCTACCGGCGCGAGCGGGAGACCGCCCTCACCCTGCAGCGCAGCCTGCTGCCGCAGGAGATCCACCGCACCCTGGGCCTGGAGATCGCCCACCGCTACCTGCCCTCCAGCGTGGTCAGCGAGGTCGGCGGCGACTGGTTCGACGTCGTCCCGCTCTCCTGCGGACGGGTCGCCCTGGTGGTCGGCGACGTGATGGGCCACGGCATCCGGGCCGCCGCCACGATGGGCCAACTGCGCACCGTCGCCCGCACCCTGGCCACCCTCGACCTGCCGCCCGAGCAGGTCCTCGGCCGGCTCGACGAGACCGCCTCGGCGATCGGCGAGGGCCAGTTCGCGACCTGCGTGTGCGCCGTCTACGACCCGGTCGACCGCAGCGTGGTGGTCTGCTCGGCCGGCCACCTGCCGCCGGTCCGGGTCGACCCCGACGGCACCGCGCACGTCGTCGACCTGCCCTCCGGCGTCCCGCTCGGCGTCGGCGGCGGCACCTTCGAGTCGATCGAGTTCACCCTGCCGCCCGGCGCCACCTTCGCCCTCTACACCGACGGCCTGGTCGAACGCCGCGGCCGCGACCTCGACGAGGGCATCGGCCTGCTCGCCCGCACCCTCGCCATCCCCGGCCGCACCCTGGAGGAGAGCTGCGACGCCGCGCTCTCCACCCTGGTCACCGACGGCACCGAGGACGACATCGCCATGATCATGGCCCGCGTCCTGCCCGTCCCCGCCGACCGGATCGCCACCCTGCTGCTGCCCAGCGAGGGCCCGCTGCCCGCCCGCGCCCGCCGCTTCACCCGCGCCACCCTGGACGCCTGGGGCCTGTCCGCGCTCACCGACTACGCCGAACTCGTGGTCAGCGAACTCGTCACCAACGCCCTGCTGCACGCCGACGCCCCGCGCCGACTGCGGATCTTCCGCGACCGCACCCTCACCCTGGAGGTCTCCGACGTCGGCGGCCAGCCGCCCCGGCTGCGCAGCTCCGCCGAGGAGGACGAGGGCGGCCGCGGCATCCACCTGGTCAGCGAGCTCGCCCACCGCTGGGGCAGCCGCCCCACCCGGCACGGCAAGGTGGTCTGGGCGGAGATCGAGCTCCCGTACCGGCCGGGCTGACGGACCGACACCCGCCCGGGCGCGACGGCTCGCCCGGGCGGCGGAACTGGCGGACAGTCGGAGCACGCCCCGCCGTCGACCGAAAGGCCCCCCGTGCCCGTCCGTCTGCTCGCCGCCGGCCTGCTCGCCCTCACCACCGCCGCGGCCGCCCTCGCCCCGGCCCCGTCCGCCGCGCCGGCCCCGCTCGCCGAGAGCCCGTCCCCCTCCGCGGAGCCCTCGCCGTCCGCTGAACCCTCGCCGACGCCCTCGCCCTCGCCCTCGCCTTCGCCATCCGCCGAGCCGGCCCGGACCGCCATCGCGATCACCGGGGCCGCGATCGACCCGAGGATGCCCGGCCGGGTCCGGGTGGTCCTCGCCTACACCTGCGCGCCGAGCGACCAGCCGCGCTCGCTGAACACCTCGGTCGAGCAGCCCGACCCCGACGACCCCGCCACCATCGCGTTCGGCTCGACCCGTACCGCCCCCTCGCAGGTGGTCTGCGACGGCACCGAACAGCGGCAGGCCGTCACCGTCCAGTCCAAGACCAGCAACTGGCTGCCCGGCCCCGACTCCGTGGTCGTCACCACCCTCACCGACCTCGGCGCCGTCCCGCCCGCCGCCGCCGACGCCCGCCGGATCCCGCTCGGCCCCTGACCCCGCGTCAGCCGCCCGGCCCCGGCGCGCCGCCCGCCGCCCGCCGCCGACGCCTCCGAGACTGGACGCCGGACGGAAGGGAACCCCCGCGATGGCCACCCAGCCCAGCACGACGACCGACGCCCCGAGCCCGGAGGCGCACCGCTGGCGGGCCCTCGCGGTGTGCCTGGTCGCCGGGTTCATGACCCTGCTCGACGTGTCGATCGTCAACGTCGCCCTGCCGTCCGTCCGCGACGGCCTGCACATGTCCGAGGCCGGGCTGCAGTGGGTGCTCTCCGGCTACTCGCTGGCCTTCGGCCTGGTCCTGGTCCCGGCCGGACGGCTCGGCGACGCGATCGGCCGCCGCCCGGTCTTCCTCGCCGGCCTCGCCCTGTTCACCGCCACCAGCGCGCTGGCCGGCGCCGCCCGGGGCGAGAGCTGGCTGGTCGTCGCCCGACTGCTCCAGGGCATGGCCGGCGGACTCCTCGTCCCCCAGGTCTCCGGCTTCATCCAGCAGCTCTTCCGCGGCGAGGAACGGGCCCGCGCGTTCGGCCTGCTCGGCACCACCATCGGCTTCTCCACCGCCGTCGGCCCGCTGCTCGGCGGCCTGCTGATCGCCGCGTTCGGCACCGCCGAGGGCTGGCGCTGGGTGTTCTACGTCAACCTCCCGATCGGCGTCGCCGCCCTCCCGTTCGCCCACCGGCTGCTCCCCGCGCCCACCCCCGCCACCTGCGCCCGCCGCGACTTCGACCCGGTCGGCGTGCTGCTGCTCGGCACCGGCACCGTCCTGCTGCTGCTCCCGCTCGTCCAGACCCAGTGGCACGACGCCCGCAAGTGGCTGCTGCCGGCCTGCGCCGCGCTCGTCCTGGGCGCCTTCGTGTGGTGGGAGCGCCGGTACGCCCGGCGGCGCGAACCGCTGGTCCACCCGGGGCTGTTCGACACCCGCTCCTTCACCTGCGGCGCGCTGGTCTCGCTGCTCTACTTCGCCGGGTTCACCGCGGTCTTCTTCGTCTTCACCCTCTACCTGCAGTCCGGCCGCCACTACACCGCCCTGCAGGCCGGCCTCGCCATCACCCCCTTCGCCCTCGCCTCCGCGGTCGCCTCCACCGTCGGCGGACGCCTCGTCACCCGGTACGGCCGCCGGCTGATCGCCGCCGGCCTCACCACCGTCGCCGTCGGCCTCGCCCTCGCCGCCCTCGCCGTCCACCTCTTCGACGGCCCCGAGGTCGGCTGGGCCACCGCCCTCCCGCTGCTGCTGGCCGGCCTCGGCAGCGGCCTGGTGGTCTCCCCGAACCAGGCCCTCACCCTCCAGGACGTCCCCGTCACCCGGGCCGGCTCGGCCGGCGGCGTCCTGCAGACCGCCCAGCGGATCGGCTCCGCCGCCGGCATCGCCACCGTCGGAGCCACCTTCTTCTCCCACCTCGGCACCCCCGCGGACTACCCCGCCGCCTTCCAGCTCAGCCTCGCCGTCGTCCTCGGCTTCGTCCTGCTCGCCCTCGCCGCGGCCACCCGCCACTGAGCGGGCCCCTCCCCGGGCCGGGGCCCGCGCGGCCGGACGACGGGGCCCACCGGCACGCCCGCGCGGCCCCGCCCCCACGCGGCCCCGCGCTACAGGCCCGCCACCCCCCGGACGGCCACCCGCAGGGCCGCCGCCGGGTCGCCGACCGGGCTGCTCGCGCGCCAGCCGACGAACCCGTCCGGGCGGACGAGCACCGCGCCGCCCTCGCGCAGCCCGTAGACCGCGGGCCAGCCGACGGGGCCGGCCGGGCCGCGGCCGGCCGGGGGCTCGGGGACGGGCTCGGCGAGGTAGTCGCCGCCCTCGCCGAGCAGCAGGCAGCGGATCGGGACGCCGGTCTCCCCGGTCACCGCCCGGGCCGCCTCCGCCCACCGCCCGCCGCCCGCCGCGGGCGCGAGCAGCACCGGCTCGCGCTCGAACAGGTCGAGGGTGGAGACCCGTTCGCCGTCGGCGCCGCGCAGCCACAGGTGCGGGGCCCGGGTGCCGACCTCGCCGGTCGCGGCGAAGCGTTCGGGGACGACCCCGGCGGTGGCGTCCGCGCCGACCAGCGCGCCCTCGGGGTAGCGGTAGCCGAGCGCCACCGCGAGGACGTCGGTGCGCGGCCCGCCGACCGGCGCCGCGTCGAAGCCCGGGTGCCGGTGCTCCACCGAGCGGGCCGCCGCCCGGGCCGCGGTCTGCACGGCGACCGGCCGCCGCTCGGCCTGGTACGACTCCAGCAGGCGCGGGCCGCCCCAGCCGCCGAGCACGGCGGCCAGCTTCCAGGCCAGGTTGTGCGCGTCCTGGATGCCGGTGTTGGAGCCGAACGCCCCGGTGGGGGGCATCTCGTGGGCGGCGTCGCCGCACAGGAAGACCCGGCCCTCGGCGTACCGGTCGGCGACCCGTTCGGCGGCGTGCCAGGGCGCCCGGCCGGTGATCTCCACGTCCAGGTCGGGGACCCCGGCCGCGGCCCGGATGTGGGCCGCGCACCTGGCGTCGGTGAAGTCCTCGACGGCCTCGCCGCGCTCGGGGTGCCAGGGCAGGTGGAACACCCACTGCTCGCGGTTGTCGACGGGCAGCAGCGCGCCCGCGCCGGCCGGGTCGGTCAGGTAGCAGGCGATGAACAGCCGGTCGCCGACCACCTCGGCGAGCCGCTTGGCCCGGAAGGTGACGGACACGTTGTGGAACAGGTCGCCGCGCCCGGACCGCCCGATGCCCAGCCGCTCCCGGACCGGGCTGCGCGGCCCGTCCGCCGCGACCAGGTAGTCCGCCCGCACCTCGCTCTCCTCACCGGTGGCCCGGTCCCGCAGCCGGGCCGTCACCCCGTCGGCGTCCTGGACGAAGGACAGCAGCTCGGTGTTGAAGCGGACGTCGCCGCGCCCGGCGGCGTGCCGCAGCAGCACCGGTTCGAGGTCGTTCTGGCTGCACAGGCACCACCCGGACGGGCTGAACCTGGCCAGCCCGCCGCCCGGGTCGATCTCCCGGAACAGCCACTCCTGCTCGCCGCCGGAGAGCGTCTCGGCCTGCAGGATGCCGTGGTTGCCGGCCAGCACCGACGCGGCGGCCCGGACGTCCTCCTCCACCCCGGCGACCCGGAACAGCTCCATGGTGCGGAGGTTGTTGCCGCGCCCGCGCGGGTGCCGGGAGGTCTCGGCGTGCCGCTCCACCAACAGGTGCGGGACGCCGAGCCGGCCCAGGAAGAGCGAGGCCGACAGTCCGACCAGCGAACCGCCCGCGATCAGGACCGGCACCCGGTCCGCCATCTGTGTGTTCATCAGCTCTGCTCCATTCGTGCGGGGCGCGGGTCGCGCCAGACCCGACATCCATCCCCCGTCGCGGACGGGCACGCAGGGTGCTTCGCCCGGATGGCCGCGAACTCTCGCGCGGCCCCCGCCGCGCGCTGACGATCGAGGGCGAACCGGGCCCCACCCGCCGACCGCCCCGGCCGGCGGCGGCCCGCACCCCGCGGCGGCGAAGGGCCCTTCGCGGGCGAAGCACCGACCGCGCACCGCGAACCGACGACAGGACCCGCCACCATGACCCTGCTCTCCGCCCCCGAGGAGACCACCACCGCGGGCCGGCCCACCCCGGGCCGGCTCCGCGTCATCCTGATGCTGGAGGTCTACGACGGCGCCCAGGACCGCTTCCTGGAGGCCTACGAGCTGCTCCGCTACCAGGTCTCGGCCGTCCCCGGCCACATCAGCGACCAGCTCTGCCAGTCCATCGACGACCCGTCCCGCTGGCTGATCACCAGCGAGTGGGAGAGCGCCGAACCCTTCCTCGCCTGGGTCGACAGCCCCGCCCACCGCGAGATGGTCAAGCCGATGCACGGCTGCGTCCGCGACAACCGCTCGCTGCGCTACACCGTCCTGCGCGAGACCCACGGCACCACCGCCACCGACACCGACGCCCCGCCGCTGCGCCCCGGCGAGCACCACCCCGCCGTCCCCGGCACCCCCCGGCCCGGCCCGGACGGGGTGGTGCGGCACGCGCTCAGCTTCACCGTGAAGCCCGGCAGCGAGGCCAGGGCCGCCGAACTGCTGGCCGGCTACCGCTCCCCGCAGGCCCGGGTCGACGACACCACCCGGCTGCTGCGCACCTCGCTGTTCATCCGCGGCAACCGGATCGTGCGCTGCGTCGAGGTGGCCGGCGACCTGGTCGCCGCGCTGCGGCACGTCGCCCGGCAGCCCGAGGTGCGGGCCGTCGAGGAGGCGATCAACCCGTACCTGGAGGAGGACCGCGACCTGGACGACCCGCTGTCCGCCCGCGACTTCTTCCAGCGCGCCGCCCTGCCCGCCGTCCACCACCACGCCGCGCTCAAGACCGGCCAGGCGGGGCGGCACGCCTACCTGTACCCCGTCCGCCCCGGCGCCGGCGCCGCCCTCGCCGAGCTGCTGGCCGAGGAGGACGAGCACGCCGCCGCCGACCCCGGCGGCCCGCTGGTGCGCGCCACCGTCTACCGCAGCGGCGACCTGGTGGTCCGGCTGGTCGACCTGCTCGGCGACCCCGCCGACGACCCCGCCACCGCCCTCGGCCTGTCCGGGCCGCGCGCCGCCGCCGTCCTCGGCAAGCTCTCCGAGCCCGCCGAGCGCACCTTCGACGGCCTGCGCCGGCTGCTCGACGCCTGCGCCACCACCCCGGTCACCGACCGCACCTCGGCCGAGGACTGAGCCACCCGCGCGCACGGCCCGCACACCCCCGCACGCCCCCGCACCACCCGCGCACCCCGCACGACCCGCCACGAGAGGAAGACCACCGTGACCACCGAGACGCCACGCATCATCCACGTCGACGACGCGCCCCCCAACCGCAAGCGCGGCGGCGACCTGCGGGCCATGCTCACCCCGCCGGCGGTCGGCGCGACCAGCGGGTTCATGGGGGTGGCGATCATCGAACCGGGCGACCGGATCGGCGAGCACTACCACCCGTACTCCGAGGAGTTCGTGTTCGTGGTCGCCGGCGAGCTGGAGGTCGACCTCGACGGCGTCACCCGGCCGCTGCGCCCCGACCAGGGGCTGATGATCCCGATCGGGATGCGGCACCGCTTCCGCAACGTCGGCTCCACCGAGGCCCGGATGGTCTTCCACCTCGGACCGCTCGCCCCGCGCCCCGAGCTCGGCCACGTCGACACCGAGGAGACCGGCGCCGAAGCCGGACCGCCGGAACCGGCGGGGGCGGCCTCGTGACCCGCCGGGTCGCGGTCACCGGGATCGGCGTGGTCGCCCCCGGCGGCATCGGCGTCCCCCGGTTCTGGTCGCTGCTGACCGAGGGCCGCACCGCCACCCGCGGCATCACCCTGTTCGACCCGGAGGGCTTCCGCTCCCGGATCGCCGCCGAGTGCGACTTCGACCCCGCCGCGCACGGACTCACCCCCGAACAGACCGCCCGCAACGACCGGTACGTGCAGTTCGCGCTGGTCGCCGCCGCCGAGGCGGTCGCCGACGCCGGGATCGACCCCGACCGCGAGGACCCCTGGCGGATCGGCGTCTCGCTCGGCACCGCCGTCGGCGGCACCACCCGGCTGGAACGCGACTACGTGCTGGTCAGTGGCCGCGGCGAACACTGGGACGTCGACCACGCCCCGGCCGCCCCGCACCTGGAGCGGGCCTTCTCCCCGTCCACCCTGGCCTCCGCCGTCGCCGAGCAGGTCGGCGCCCGCGGCCCCGTGCAGACCGTCTCCACCGGCTGCACCTCCGGCCTGGACGCCGTCGGCTACGCCGCCCTCGCCATCGAGGAGGGCCGCGCCGACGTGATCGTCGCCGGGGCCTGCGACTCGCCGATCTCCCCGATCACCGTCGCCTGCTTCGACGCCATCAAGGCCACCTCGGCCCGCAACGACGACGCCGAGCACGCCTCCCGCCCCTTCGACGCGGGCCGCGACGGCTTCGTCCTCGGCGAGGGCGGCGCCGTCCTGGTCCTGGAGGAGTGGGAGCACGCCCGGCGGCGCGGCGCCCGGATCTACGCCGAACTCGGCGGCTTCGCCACCTTCGGCAACGCCTACCACATGACCGGCCTCACCCAGGACGGCCTGGAGATGTCCCGGGCCATCGACCGGGCGCTGGCGCACGCCGAACTCCCCGGCGACGCCGTCGACTACGTCAACGCGCACGGCTCCGGCACCAAGCAGAACGACCGGCACGAGACCGCCGCCGTCAAGCGCTCCCTCGGCGAGCACGCCCGGCGCACCCCGATGAGCTCCATCAAGTCGATGGTCGGGCACTCGCTCGGCGCGATCGGCGCCATCGAACTCGTCGCCTGCACCCTCGCCCTGCACCACGGCGTCGTCCCGCCCACCGCCAACTACACCGAGCCCGACCCCGAGTGCGACCTCGACTACGTCCCCCGCACCGCCCGCGAACTGCCGCTGCGCCACGTGCTGTCGGTCGGCAGCGGGTTCGGCGGCTTCCAGTCCGCGGTCGTGCTGAGCCGGGCGGAGGCCGCCGCATGAACGGACGCCGCGCGGTGATCACCGGCCTCGGCGTCGTCGCGCCCAACGGCATCGGCGCCGACGACTACTGGAAGGCCCTGTGCGAGGGCCGCTCCGCCCTCACCCCGATCGACCGGGAGGGCTGCGAGAACCTGCCGCTCAAGGTCGCCGGGCTGGTCCGCGGCTTCGACGCCGAGGAGTACGTCGAACCGCGCTACCTCGTCCAGACCGACCGCTTCACGCACTTCGCGATGGCCGCCGCCGAACTCGCCATGGCCGACGCCGACCTGGCCGACCACCCCGACGACCCGTTCGGCGTCGCCGTGGTCACCGCGGCCGGCTCCGGCGGCGGCGAGTTCGGCCAGCGCGAACTGCAGCACCTGTGGGCCGAGGGGCCGCACCACGTCGGCCCCTACCAGTCGATCGCCTGGTTCTACGCCGCCTCCACCGGCCAGATCTCCATCCGCGGCGGCTTCAAGGGCCCCTGCGGCGTGGTCGCCTCCGACGAGGCCGGCGGCCTCGACGCCCTCGCGCACGCCGCCCGGGCCGTCGCCCGCGGCACCGACGCCGTACTGGCCGGCGCCGCCGAGGCCCCCGTCGCCCCGTACTCGATGGTCTGCCAGCTCGGCTACCCCGGCCTCTCCACCAGCGCCGACCCCGAACGCGCCTACCGCCCGTTCGGCACCGACGCGGCCGGGTTCGTCCCCGCCGAGGGCGGCGCCATGTTCGTCGTCGAGGACGAGCGGACCGCCCGCCGACGCGGCGCCCGCCCGCGCGCCGAGATCGCCGGCCACACCGCGACCTTCACCGGCGCCGCCCGCTGGACCGACAGCCGCGACGGACTCGCCCACGCGATCCGCGGCGCCCTCGCCGAGGCGCGCTGCGCCCCCGACGAGATCGACGTGGTCTTCGCCGACGCCCTCGGCGTCCCCGAGGCCGACCGGGCCGAGGCCCTCGCCCTCGCCGACGCCCTCGGCGAGCACGCCGGCCGGGTCCCGGTCACCGCCCCCAAGGCCGGCCTCGGCCGGGCCCACAGCGGCGCCGCCGCGCTGGACACCGCCGCCGCCGTGCTCGCCCTCGAACACGGCCTGGTCCCGCCCACCCCGCACACCGCCGACTGCGACCACGGCATCGACCTGGTCACCGGCCACCCGCGCGCCGCCGGCCTGCGCACCGCCCTGGTGCTCAGCCGCGGCCTGATGGGCTCCAACACCGCCCTGGTGCTGCGCCGGCCCTGACCGCCCGTCCCGTCCCGCCTTCCGAAGGAGCACGACATGGCCACCGAGATCACCTACGAGGAGCTCGCCACCCTGATCAAGACCCGGGCCGGCGTCGCGGTGACCGTCGACGAACTCGCCGACCCCGGCTGCATGTTCCTCGACCTCGGCGTCGACTCGCTCGGCGTGCTCGGCGTCCTCGCCGACCTGGAGAACCGCTACGGCGTCTCCATCGACTCCTCCGACCTGCTCGGCCGCCCGGTCGCCGAGTTCCTGCAGACCGTCAACTCCACCGTGAAGGCTGGTGCCTGAGATGCCCGGACACACCGACAACACGATCCTCATCAACGCCCCCCTCGACCTGGTCTGGGACGTCACCAACGACCTGGAGAACTGGCCCCAGCTGTTCA is part of the Kitasatospora setae KM-6054 genome and harbors:
- a CDS encoding acyl carrier protein, giving the protein MATEITYEELATLIKTRAGVAVTVDELADPGCMFLDLGVDSLGVLGVLADLENRYGVSIDSSDLLGRPVAEFLQTVNSTVKAGA
- a CDS encoding SpoIIE family protein phosphatase, giving the protein MQSGGSRNDRRNRGRYRAGGQLSTHGFEQTPGRDAAGAASARLAGHRLVPLATALVDQDARILHWSQEAEALTGWPAGQAIGAHPIRLLLPEEDRAAADAWFARLVAGHGWSGTHPVRRRDGSTVELEFHTYPIAGPDGRTLLLATASDTDVLHEVESDLAILDGFFDQSPIGLAVYDTDLRFVRLNEALARINGLSVEEHLGRRISSLLPGINAAEIENVMRQVLATGKPVVDARSHGRVPGDPRRDRAWSASYFRLEDSTGKVLGVSSSIIDVTERFRAEARASRAQERLTLLAAAGARIGTTLDLKRTAEEMVEAIIPKFADFATVDLLEPVLRGEEPAPIQPGRPVQVRAVAVGEAYGSGLTTVSDTVGETTEYGPHRVYTQCLRSGRPLLKPHVDEEVLRGLVPDPDRVASGVAAGIHSYLLVPLIARGMVLGGAEFVRTRNPEPFGAADVALAEELVARTALAIDNARLYRRERETALTLQRSLLPQEIHRTLGLEIAHRYLPSSVVSEVGGDWFDVVPLSCGRVALVVGDVMGHGIRAAATMGQLRTVARTLATLDLPPEQVLGRLDETASAIGEGQFATCVCAVYDPVDRSVVVCSAGHLPPVRVDPDGTAHVVDLPSGVPLGVGGGTFESIEFTLPPGATFALYTDGLVERRGRDLDEGIGLLARTLAIPGRTLEESCDAALSTLVTDGTEDDIAMIMARVLPVPADRIATLLLPSEGPLPARARRFTRATLDAWGLSALTDYAELVVSELVTNALLHADAPRRLRIFRDRTLTLEVSDVGGQPPRLRSSAEEDEGGRGIHLVSELAHRWGSRPTRHGKVVWAEIELPYRPG
- a CDS encoding TetR/AcrR family transcriptional regulator, whose amino-acid sequence is MTTSPPAARAPQQDRSRATRRRLLEAAVECLAEVGWNGSTVLVVAERAGVTRGAAQHHFRTREDLFAAAVEHVAAERVAAVLAQVEQLPPSGPARTEAVVEMIVRLYTGPLFRAALHLWVAAATEEPLRGRIAALENHVGREAHRAAVECLGADESAAGVRETVQATLDLARGLGLANLLTDDGPRRAGVVRQWSRLLDAALAGGEEGAGRSRTGS
- a CDS encoding cupin domain-containing protein — encoded protein: MTTETPRIIHVDDAPPNRKRGGDLRAMLTPPAVGATSGFMGVAIIEPGDRIGEHYHPYSEEFVFVVAGELEVDLDGVTRPLRPDQGLMIPIGMRHRFRNVGSTEARMVFHLGPLAPRPELGHVDTEETGAEAGPPEPAGAAS
- a CDS encoding beta-ketoacyl-[acyl-carrier-protein] synthase family protein produces the protein MTRRVAVTGIGVVAPGGIGVPRFWSLLTEGRTATRGITLFDPEGFRSRIAAECDFDPAAHGLTPEQTARNDRYVQFALVAAAEAVADAGIDPDREDPWRIGVSLGTAVGGTTRLERDYVLVSGRGEHWDVDHAPAAPHLERAFSPSTLASAVAEQVGARGPVQTVSTGCTSGLDAVGYAALAIEEGRADVIVAGACDSPISPITVACFDAIKATSARNDDAEHASRPFDAGRDGFVLGEGGAVLVLEEWEHARRRGARIYAELGGFATFGNAYHMTGLTQDGLEMSRAIDRALAHAELPGDAVDYVNAHGSGTKQNDRHETAAVKRSLGEHARRTPMSSIKSMVGHSLGAIGAIELVACTLALHHGVVPPTANYTEPDPECDLDYVPRTARELPLRHVLSVGSGFGGFQSAVVLSRAEAAA
- a CDS encoding FAD-dependent oxidoreductase; protein product: MNTQMADRVPVLIAGGSLVGLSASLFLGRLGVPHLLVERHAETSRHPRGRGNNLRTMELFRVAGVEEDVRAAASVLAGNHGILQAETLSGGEQEWLFREIDPGGGLARFSPSGWCLCSQNDLEPVLLRHAAGRGDVRFNTELLSFVQDADGVTARLRDRATGEESEVRADYLVAADGPRSPVRERLGIGRSGRGDLFHNVSVTFRAKRLAEVVGDRLFIACYLTDPAGAGALLPVDNREQWVFHLPWHPERGEAVEDFTDARCAAHIRAAAGVPDLDVEITGRAPWHAAERVADRYAEGRVFLCGDAAHEMPPTGAFGSNTGIQDAHNLAWKLAAVLGGWGGPRLLESYQAERRPVAVQTAARAAARSVEHRHPGFDAAPVGGPRTDVLAVALGYRYPEGALVGADATAGVVPERFAATGEVGTRAPHLWLRGADGERVSTLDLFEREPVLLAPAAGGGRWAEAARAVTGETGVPIRCLLLGEGGDYLAEPVPEPPAGRGPAGPVGWPAVYGLREGGAVLVRPDGFVGWRASSPVGDPAAALRVAVRGVAGL
- a CDS encoding beta-ketoacyl synthase N-terminal-like domain-containing protein, encoding MNGRRAVITGLGVVAPNGIGADDYWKALCEGRSALTPIDREGCENLPLKVAGLVRGFDAEEYVEPRYLVQTDRFTHFAMAAAELAMADADLADHPDDPFGVAVVTAAGSGGGEFGQRELQHLWAEGPHHVGPYQSIAWFYAASTGQISIRGGFKGPCGVVASDEAGGLDALAHAARAVARGTDAVLAGAAEAPVAPYSMVCQLGYPGLSTSADPERAYRPFGTDAAGFVPAEGGAMFVVEDERTARRRGARPRAEIAGHTATFTGAARWTDSRDGLAHAIRGALAEARCAPDEIDVVFADALGVPEADRAEALALADALGEHAGRVPVTAPKAGLGRAHSGAAALDTAAAVLALEHGLVPPTPHTADCDHGIDLVTGHPRAAGLRTALVLSRGLMGSNTALVLRRP
- a CDS encoding SchA/CurD-like domain-containing protein, with amino-acid sequence MTLLSAPEETTTAGRPTPGRLRVILMLEVYDGAQDRFLEAYELLRYQVSAVPGHISDQLCQSIDDPSRWLITSEWESAEPFLAWVDSPAHREMVKPMHGCVRDNRSLRYTVLRETHGTTATDTDAPPLRPGEHHPAVPGTPRPGPDGVVRHALSFTVKPGSEARAAELLAGYRSPQARVDDTTRLLRTSLFIRGNRIVRCVEVAGDLVAALRHVARQPEVRAVEEAINPYLEEDRDLDDPLSARDFFQRAALPAVHHHAALKTGQAGRHAYLYPVRPGAGAALAELLAEEDEHAAADPGGPLVRATVYRSGDLVVRLVDLLGDPADDPATALGLSGPRAAAVLGKLSEPAERTFDGLRRLLDACATTPVTDRTSAED
- a CDS encoding MFS transporter yields the protein MATQPSTTTDAPSPEAHRWRALAVCLVAGFMTLLDVSIVNVALPSVRDGLHMSEAGLQWVLSGYSLAFGLVLVPAGRLGDAIGRRPVFLAGLALFTATSALAGAARGESWLVVARLLQGMAGGLLVPQVSGFIQQLFRGEERARAFGLLGTTIGFSTAVGPLLGGLLIAAFGTAEGWRWVFYVNLPIGVAALPFAHRLLPAPTPATCARRDFDPVGVLLLGTGTVLLLLPLVQTQWHDARKWLLPACAALVLGAFVWWERRYARRREPLVHPGLFDTRSFTCGALVSLLYFAGFTAVFFVFTLYLQSGRHYTALQAGLAITPFALASAVASTVGGRLVTRYGRRLIAAGLTTVAVGLALAALAVHLFDGPEVGWATALPLLLAGLGSGLVVSPNQALTLQDVPVTRAGSAGGVLQTAQRIGSAAGIATVGATFFSHLGTPADYPAAFQLSLAVVLGFVLLALAAATRH